Within the Melopsittacus undulatus isolate bMelUnd1 chromosome 5, bMelUnd1.mat.Z, whole genome shotgun sequence genome, the region CTACTTCACACTAGGTAGTTCATACCTAGGTTCTAAGTGTGAACTACCTAGTAGTAGGTACTGATGTAGGTGCTAGTTAGGGAAGATACTTAGATGCTGGTTGTCAGTTAGGGGCAGAACAATCTATTTATATCATCAAGTCAAAACAGACTAACTTAAAATTTAGGAATTGTGTATTTAAATTCCTGCTGATTGAACATCATAATGAACAGTATGTTTATAAAGTCAGGGAATACACAATACTCAGATTCAAGCAATTAAGTGTGCTCCCTTTGCTCTTTGTTACCTAAGAGTTGCAAACATGAGGATTTCTCCAATGAGAGAAGCTGCTTTCCAATGCTGAGGTAGTGCAGAAGGATTAAACAATAAAGTGGAGGAGGCAACTGCCCTAATTTAGTGTGAGAACATTTGTGTGATGCCTCCAGCTATGTCTTGCAATACGCACTGCAACAAGCATCAAACTTCTCTCTGTGTTTGGACAGATGAGCTGGAGTCTGTACTGAATGCTCTCTCATACTGCTGACAGCCCAGATGAGTGTACACCAAAAGAGAAGCAATGCAAGTAAACTGAAACATTAATAGAGAGGCAGCTGGAGTAAGGATAGAAAGAAGTCAGCCCAGCATTTAAAAGCACACTAGTAGAGGACACTTCAGAATGGTAATTGTATttactttctggttttctatgtttgggttttttttcttctcctcttttccattcTTTGCTCTCTTATGCCCTCTTAGTCTCCTGTATTGGAATTTGGGAGTGATTTTCATCTACGCATGTACGTACTGGCAGAACAGGGAACTGGAATGGTATGTGTGTTGTAGGTGATATGTATGTATAATAGGTGTTAGAAAAGTCTAGCATGCCATGCTCAGACTCAATAAGCATGGTGAACCAGCTGGGACTGAATTTGAGATCTGAGGTATATGAGAGCCCTGCCTGTCTGAGTGACTTTACACCCATATGGtggcagggagggcaggaggcagTGGTACAGAGGGTGACCTATTCCACACCACACTGTGACACTGAAGCACAGGAGCAGGTGCTGGATGCTGGGCCAAGGCTCTCTCCTTCTTGCAGCCCACAGCCAGGCTTCTGCAAGGACCGGCCACCACTGATCCGAAAGGGAAGGAAACACTGCTGGTGACACCATGGTAAGGGGGATGTGGGAACAGAAGTCATACAGTGACCAGGAGGACAGAGGGCAAAGGAAAGCAGGGGGATCTGCTGTTCTTATCAGTAGTCTGTGCCATAAAACTCATGCACTGATTACTATGTAAGAGGGTAGGAAAGAAGTTTAGAGAATCTCACTGGCACGGTGAACCGAAGTTTTCTTCAGAGTCTCTAATTAGTGGAATTATAAGACAAATTAGATCTGGAGTCTTAGCTTTGTGATACTTTCTGCTATGactgggctttgagcagcctggtctagtggaaggtgtccctgcctgtggcagggggattggaactggatgatctttaaggtcctttccaacccttccattctgtgattctatgagtctatgattctatgactatatTTTATCAGTACAGGTCCATTTTCATAtgagagaatattttttttagaaataaacaaaattagttACTTGCCTTTCTGtctgttttaaatttatttagCCCCAGTGGTTGTAATTTCTGCCAATACAGCTGCAGGTCTGAAACAAGAGCACGCATTTCACAGGCAAGATAAGATACACACATCCACAGGCTCCCCTATGCCTTAAAGCAGACCCGGGGCAGTGAGTGTGTTTTGGGAATAGCTGGAAGACTAAAGTCTGCCTTTGTACCATAAATACTTAAGATGGGTAGTATTCTGGGGTTTTATTATAAAGTCAAACTGTCCCAGGTATAGTTTCACAAAGGACCTggttctttcttctctctcgGTAGCTAAAAAGTCATGTTCACAATCTGTAAGCCAGATCCTGGTACATTAGTGATGGGATGTGAAACATGAGTTTCGAGTGGGCTCCGAATTTAAATATCATGTAGAGATCAGTTTACCCTGCCTGTGACTCTGAAGAAGGCCCACTGTCTTCCGTACTAAAAGTCTTTTAAAGCTGTTTACTATGCAAAATGAGAAACACCTTTGTTACTGTCTTCTCTCTTTGTCAGAATACTTCCGAATTACTGCTGGACAGGGGCATGGCAAGAGGCCTGGCTCTAAAGGGAGGGATGAAACACTGCTTCAAATTAGCACTTCTTTAAACTcagtctgaaaggaaaaggactgGTTCTGCAATCCTCAGCTGTAGCCCTATACTAAGCTTTACCATATTAACTTCCTAAGGCAACATTCTCTTGCTCCATCTGTGAAAAAACAGGCAAATTCCTTTATTGATCTGGGGAATAGAGAAAAGTAGCTGTTTAGGTTCAAACTATTGCTTGACTTGTAGTCATGCTCTTTTAAAGACATCCTTTAAAACAGTCACCTGGCCTCACTGCTGTGTTTAAAAGGAATTTTTGTTCTTACTGCCAACCTCACAGACTCACACTGGgatttgaaaggaaagaaggaaccTGTCCTGTGCAAAATCAGCGTGAACTGAATTCTCAGAGCCCAAAAATGCCTTCAGTGTCTCCTGCATAATCCTCCAGATTGCAGCTCCCCTGCAACATACCAGCCTGTAAAGCCTCGTCACCCAAATTTAACTCAGATACTTTGCACAACTCAGCTGAGAAAAACAGGATTGTGCAAGTACACTTGGGAGCACATTACACACAATGCTGCATATACATTTGTTAACACCTTTTAACTTGGAAATGAGTACTGAATAGAAATCATATATTTAATTGAACGAAATATTTAAGTTGACTGTTCATATTCATTTGAACTTGCGGGGATGACTAACTGTGGCAGTGCTGACTTCTGAAACTCCACTTGCTtccaaaaaaaatatctttagttACATTTCTACAACAAATATGTGGCAATCTGTGAAGAAAACACTGTTCCAGGGAAGCTGTTGGTCATACATACTGCCTGAGGAGTTAGTTTTGGGGGAAGATGCAATTCACTCTCAGGTCACAGGATGATTTTGCAAGATAAGCATCTGATATTAAGTCACTGGATATCTCTCAATGCagtaatacaaaacaaaaacaattgAGGACCATTATCTGTTCTCGAAGGCAGGTAGCAAGGTCTGCTGCACATTTAGGTATCTGAATTCTCATTTCCTCTCCAAAGCTAGGCAGTGGTTAGTGAGCTGCTCACTGGAAACCATTCTTGACAATGAGATGTATTCTGGAGTGCTGAAGCATTGTCTGGAAAAGTATGAACTGGCATATGccaaagctgtgccagagagTGTACTAATTATCATTCACACAGGTGACCACAGGCCAGTACTCAGTACTGTCACCTGACTCTTTCTTGCTCCTTAATATAGACAGAGCCACTGAGATCACACAGGCAAAGCTCAGAAGACTTTATAATTAAAGTTGCTCcaaagcagaaactgaagctgaaaaacTCTATCTGAAACCACTCCCTCCTTAAAAAAACTACCCTTCACTATACCCAGTGTTGTAATCATCAGGACAAACTCTAGCCTGATGTTAAAGACATCAGTTTCTTTCCATTAAAGTTCCTGGCTACTACAGACACTGTCCTCAAAATTATGCAAATAAGCATACTCTATTGCAATGGCATTGCCTGAATAAGCAATAGACCTGCAATGTAAAATACATAGGTGTTCAGGAGCTTGAAGGAACATGTGTTTCAACAGAGAGAATCTGAGATAATTTCCTGAGGTGAAATGTTCTTAAAGCAGTTCTGCCAAGTTTCTACTCCAGCCTGCTATCGGAGGGTAAAAggatcaaaacacagcacctgTCTTGGGTTACATTATGTTAAAGGATACCACATGGCTGTGTCAGGTTCCAGCCGGgagtaaaaataaactgaactgGGATGTGCTTTTCAGCAGGGCCAATACATAGTAGGAGAGGTGGGGTTTGTGTAGAGGAAATTATGCcttttttcctgcctgttttCATGTACCCATATATTACAGCACATAGGTCTCAATATTATAAAGAGCTGTCCCAGCATCTGAATGTAAATGTACAGTCTCATTGTGGTCATGGGGTTGACCAACCAACTGAAATGCTGACAGTGGCAATTTACTGGTTTTTCTGACCCTGcctctctctgctctctcccctTAGCGTGAATGCATCTCTATTCATGTTGGCCAGGCTGGAGTTCAGATAGGAAATGCGTGCTGGGAACTCTTCTGCCTGGAGCATGGCATTCAGCCAGATGGCACCTTCAAGGATGTGCAGGATAAAATCAACAATGATGACTCTTTTACTACGTTTTTCAATGAAACAGGCACTGGGAAGCATGTGCCAAGGGCTGTAATGGTGGACTTGGAACCAAGTGTAGTAGGTCAGTATGGAAATAAACCTGTAAAAGAGAGAAGGGCTTACTTTTCCTAATATTACCACAGTGTGCCACCAGTCTCCACTGGTACAAAGCAGCACTCCTTTTGTATCTAGACCACTAGGTagcatgaaattaattttcatgtgACACAGAATGTCAGATTCTGCCACGGGTGTTATAAACTTAGGATCAGCAGGATCCCCAGCAGTTTAAAAGCTAGTGCATATGGTTTGTGTGACTTCTCTTTGCACAAACACTTaacttttggttttatttatcacgacatttttgccatttgaattctgcttttccttgaTCCAGATTCAGAGTGGGAGCCTGACAGTTTACCCCCCGCGAATAGAAAGATGTCTAAAAATTAGGGCACCTTGGGGGACCTGATTTTCTTCACACTTTTTTCCTAATGACTTGTCCTCTTGTGGGTACAGACTGTACAACTGACAAGTTCATGAGAAGATATCAACTTGTGTGGCTGGATACAAGTCACACCATAAATCAACAAAATGCAACAATGAAAAAATGCTTGGGAGACATTTCCCCATTAGCATTTGTTATTTGGGTCATGATGTCCCATGACTGAAAGCTTTCATCAATGCCAACATCAACCAGAACTTGTTGGCATTGGAGCGCAGCCATATTGAAAAATTCTTacaatttctctttcttgtccAGATGAAGTGCGGGCTGGGACCTTCCGGGAACTTTTTCATCCAGAACAACTGATCACTGGAAAGGAAGATGCAGCTAATAACTATGCTCGTGGCCACTACACCATTGGGAAAGAAAGCATTGATATGGTACTTGATCGTGTTCGTAAGCTGGTAAGTCCCAGTAGTTTTGAAACAGCAGCTTGGattctgcagaagaaagaagtgCAGAACAGGTACCTGGTTAACTACAAATGATACCATTGCTTTAGAGAAGAGATTACAAGACATACGATGCATCACTGCTACTCTGAGAGAGAGAAGCCTTGTAGTTCAGTTCCCAGCTGTATGCCTCCAGGTATTAAAAAGTGGTTCTGAATTTATAATTCTTCATTATTAGCACAACCCTTGACCACCAATACTGGTATAGAATTAGGCAGTTCTACATTGCTTGTTTCAGACAGACTAACTAAGAGACGTGTGAAGTTCAGAGAGAGAAGCTCCATAGATGAGTCCGATTTTTATGGCCTTAGTAGAGTGAGTGAGGAACTAAAAGGATGGGATTAACATGAGCCCTTTCTCAAGGAAACATACCATGAAATCTATGCTGTATATTGCTGATGCCTGCTCTCTCCTCCAGCTCATACAGTAGACGAAGTCTTTTCATTATTCTTCAGCccctatttttctcttttgctttctagACTGATGCCtgttctgggctgcaagggTTCCTGATCTTCCACAGCTTTGGTGGGGGTACCGGCTCTGGCTTTACCTCCTTACTAATGGAACGACTCTCTGTGGATTATGGAAAGAAGTCCAAACTGGAGTTTGCAATCTACCCAGCCCCACAGGTCTCCACTGCTGTGGTGGAGCCCTACAATTCCATCCTGACCACGCACACCACCCTGGAGCACTCGGATTGTGCATTCATGGTGGATAATGAAGCTATTTATGACATCTGCCGCCGAAACCTGGACATCGAACGTCCCACCTACACCAACCTCAACCGCCTCATCAGCCAGATTGTCTCCTCCATCACGGCTTCACTACGCTTTGATGGTGCCCTCAACGTGGATCTGACCGAGTTCCAGACAAACCTGGTGCCCTACCCGCGTATCCACTTCCCTTTAGTCACCTATGCCCCCATCATCTCCTCTGACAGAGCACATCATGAGCAGCTCTCAGTGGCTGAAATCACCAGCGCCTGCTTTGAGCCCAACAACCAGATGGTGAAGTGTGACCCAAGACATGGCAAGTACATGGCCTGCTGCATGCTGTACCGTGGTGATGTGGTTCCCAAGGATGTCAATGTTGCAATTGCTGCCATCAAGACCAAGAGAACCATCCAGTTTGTTGACTGGTGTCCAACAGGCTTCAAGGTGAGTAGGCTGCCATGAACTTCTCTTTCATGTTTAAAGGGCAAATTCAGACTAGGAGAAAACTCATATTTAAAGTTCTAGATCTGGTATGTTTTCCAGTTGTGAGACGGAACATATGAAAGATGAGGATGCATAATGTATACGCCCTTCCTCCTTTGAACATCCCATTGACAcagacttttaaatatttatgtaaatggAAATCTGAAGTGTATATGAGTTAAAATTAAAGAAGTATTAATTTCAGACCCAAATTTTGGACAAGCCAGCGAGTGCTCCCTCTGAAGCAACATCTAAAGTGAAGGAAATGCCAATACATTTTATAAAGGAAATATATACAGCCTCCACCCTGCTGGCGAGGTAACAGTGTTGGCAAATGTAATTTCAACAATAATACAAACATTAGCAGTGCAAAAAACATTTGTCATACAAACAGCTGGTTTAAGAATGAATGCTTTTAACTGGGAACCAGCTTACTTTCTGTATTAGTTTCTATGGAGTATCTTGTTGAAGCTACATACTCAGTGTTGATTAGTTGCTAAGAAAGCTATGAAGCTGGCAGTGTACATTAAGCAGAAGGATATCAAAGACAGTAAAATGACCATGTGTTGCACGCTGATAAAAGGCCAGAGCATGGTTTTGCTCATATTCTCGGGAACAGAATTAAGACTTAAAAAGGAGTCAAGAGTCAAGGAATTTTATTTGCCCACCAACAAATGCCCACCAACAAAttccagagaggaaaagagagagagaaaaggaaaggaagaagaaagtaagaggaaagaataaaagagcTCATAGCAATAGCAACCCTCCCAGAGCTGTGAAGTCTCAACAGTTCGATTAGTTCCAAGTGTGATGGTGGGAGATAATTTCTTTCCTATGCTGGTTGGTGCCGTTGTTTTACAGCTGTAACACATTCTCCACCCTGTGGTGGTGCGCATGCCCAATACTGTCACTAGGGGGCCTTCTCCCCTTGTGATTCCGCGAACATACTGCACTGAAGTGTCACCTGGTGAGCGATGTGGAGACAGATACCCTTCACAAACATCTTGTTGTGGTGGTGGTATTGGCAATGTAGTTTTCCCGCCATAGCAATGCGAGGACAGACATACTGCTGTGGCAGTGGTATTGGCAATGTCAGTCTTCCTACCATAGCAATGTTGAGCCAGACATcctgctgtggtggtggtgttttcaCTGACACAGTCTCTTACACCATGTGTCATATTGTTTATgatattattatttcttatggCATATGGTGCCTGGTAGTTTTGATAGTGGCACTACTCTACGCCAGCATCTGTAACTTTACTGacattttttcagctgtttgacTGCTTTTGACGGCTCTTGCCTTTTCACAACCTTCTTTCATATTCTTGTTTCCAGGTTGGGATCAACTATCAGCCTCCTACTGTAGTTCCTGGTGGAGACCTAGCCCAAGTTCAGCGAGCAGTCTGCATGCTGAGCAACACCACGGCCATTGCTGAGGCTTGGGCCAGGCTCGACCACAAGTTTGATCTGATGTATGCCAAGAGAGCTTTTGTGCACTGGTATGTGGGTGAAGGCATGGAGGAGGGAGAATTTGCAGAGGCTCGAGAGGATCTGGCTGCCCTGGAGAAGGACTATGAGGAAGTGGGAACTGACTcatttgaggaagaaaatgatggggagtaattttaaaatacacctTGTTCCTAGTGAGCACAGAATTGTCT harbors:
- the LOC101875315 gene encoding tubulin alpha-8 chain isoform X1, with product MRECISIHVGQAGVQIGNACWELFCLEHGIQPDGTFKDVQDKINNDDSFTTFFNETGTGKHVPRAVMVDLEPSVVDEVRAGTFRELFHPEQLITGKEDAANNYARGHYTIGKESIDMVLDRVRKLTDACSGLQGFLIFHSFGGGTGSGFTSLLMERLSVDYGKKSKLEFAIYPAPQVSTAVVEPYNSILTTHTTLEHSDCAFMVDNEAIYDICRRNLDIERPTYTNLNRLISQIVSSITASLRFDGALNVDLTEFQTNLVPYPRIHFPLVTYAPIISSDRAHHEQLSVAEITSACFEPNNQMVKCDPRHGKYMACCMLYRGDVVPKDVNVAIAAIKTKRTIQFVDWCPTGFKVGINYQPPTVVPGGDLAQVQRAVCMLSNTTAIAEAWARLDHKFDLMYAKRAFVHWYVGEGMEEGEFAEAREDLAALEKDYEEVGTDSFEEENDGE